Below is a window of Allomuricauda ruestringensis DSM 13258 DNA.
TATTAAATTTTTGTGAAATGGATAAATCAAAATTTGCAGTGTATTCCCATGTTAGTTTGATTAAACCCGTAAAATCTTTATAAATTCGTGATGAATTGATCAACAGCACCCTTGGCAGACAAAAGCAAAACACCCTCGAACGCGGTTTCCAAAATCAAAGCCCTTAGAAAGCAAGAACTTTCTGCTGAAGCTTTGGCCCAAGGTATTTTTGATGGCAACAAAGCTATGCTTGCTAAGGCCATCACCTTATTGGAAAGCACAAAGCCAGCACATTTTGAAAAGGCCAATGCTATCATAGAAAAGTGTTTGACCCAGCCTAACAAAAGCATTCGGCTAGGAATAACAGGCGTACCAGGGGTAGGCAAAAGTTCCTTTATCGAAATCTTGGGCAAAACATTGACCAACCAAGGAAATAAAGTAGCTGTTTTGGCCGTGGACCCAACAAGTTCGTTGAGCAAGGGAAGTATTTTGGGGGACAAGACCCGAATGGAAACCTTGGCCAAAGACCCAAATGCCTTTATACGCCCCTCCCCTTCTGGAACCTCTTTGGGTGGTGTGGCGCGAAAAACCAGAGAGAGCATTGTTCTTTGCGAAGCAGCAGGCTATAATGTGATTTTGGTGGAAACCGTTGGCGTAGGCCAAAGTGAGATTGCCGTGCACAGTATGGTGGATTTTTTTCTTTTGCTAAAACTATCCGGTGCAGGTGACGAACTCCAAGGCATTAAAAGAGGGATTATGGAAATGGCAGATGCCATCGCCATCAACAAAGCGGACGGTAGCAATTTGGAACATGCCAAACTCGCCGTTACCGAATTCTCGAGGGCCTTGCACCTATATCCGCCCAAAGCCAATGGTTGGACTCCCAAGGTGATGAAGTGTTCCGCATTGGAGAAAACAGGTATTGAAGAAATCTGGGAAATGGTGCAACAATTTGTGGAACACACCAAGGAAAACGGTTTTTTTGAAAAAAATCGGAAGCAACAGAACAAAAATTGGTTCCTTCAGACCGTGGATGAGTACATCAAACAATTTTTTCATCAAAAAGAAACCTTTAAAAAGGAACAAGCTGCTTTATTGACAGCTATTGATGAGCATAAAATTTCACCATTCTATGCCGCCAAAACCCTGTTGGACAAGATTACCAAGGAACTTTAGAGCCTGTTTAGGAATTTGTGATTGGAATTGATATAGGCTATTTTTGATGCAGTTTGAGGCATAATTTTTAAGCATAGCCGTGGCTACGGTTCAAAATTATAACGAAGAAATGCGCAAAAAAAGGCATAACAAAACAATTGACAAATTCCTAAACAGGCTCTTAAATAAAAGCGATAAATTTGCACAGATTTTATACTGAATGAGCACCGTTACCGATTCCCTTTTATCCATAGTGGTTCCTTTGTACAACGAGGAGGACAATGTGGTTCTTTTGACCCAAAAAATTAACGAAAGCCTTGAGGGGTACAACTATCAAATTGTTTATGTAGACGATTTTTCTACGGACAGCACCCGTATTAAGGTCAAGGAAATGGACGATAAGAGAGTCCATTTGATTGAACTGAAAAAGAACTACGGACAAAGTTTGGCCTTGGCCGCCGGGATTGATTACGCCGAAGGGGAATATATCATTACCATGGATGGGGATTTGCAAAACGATCCCTCCGATATTCCGCAGATGTTGGAACACGCCATTACCGAGGAATACGATTTGGTAACGGGTATCCGTCAGAAAAGAAAGGACTCCCAAGTTAAAAAAATACCCTCCAAGATTGCCAACTTTTTGGTACGCAGGGTGACTAAGCTCGATATTAAAGATAATGGTTGCGCGTTAAAAGTTTTTACCAAGGATATTGCAAAAAGCCTTAACCTATATGGCGAAATGCATCGTTTTATTACACTTTTGGCCCATTTGGAAGGTGCACAGATAAAACAGGTTCCCGTAAAACACCATGCTCGACACGCTGGAGTTTCCAAATACGGCTTGGAGCGGGTTTTTAAAGTGGTGGCAGACATGATGCTGCTACTTTTTATTAGAAAATACTTCCAACGCCCCATTCACCTATTCGGGATTTTTGGGGTATTACTGGTTATTCTGGGAGTTTT
It encodes the following:
- the meaB gene encoding methylmalonyl Co-A mutase-associated GTPase MeaB; protein product: MADKSKTPSNAVSKIKALRKQELSAEALAQGIFDGNKAMLAKAITLLESTKPAHFEKANAIIEKCLTQPNKSIRLGITGVPGVGKSSFIEILGKTLTNQGNKVAVLAVDPTSSLSKGSILGDKTRMETLAKDPNAFIRPSPSGTSLGGVARKTRESIVLCEAAGYNVILVETVGVGQSEIAVHSMVDFFLLLKLSGAGDELQGIKRGIMEMADAIAINKADGSNLEHAKLAVTEFSRALHLYPPKANGWTPKVMKCSALEKTGIEEIWEMVQQFVEHTKENGFFEKNRKQQNKNWFLQTVDEYIKQFFHQKETFKKEQAALLTAIDEHKISPFYAAKTLLDKITKEL
- a CDS encoding glycosyltransferase family 2 protein; this encodes MSTVTDSLLSIVVPLYNEEDNVVLLTQKINESLEGYNYQIVYVDDFSTDSTRIKVKEMDDKRVHLIELKKNYGQSLALAAGIDYAEGEYIITMDGDLQNDPSDIPQMLEHAITEEYDLVTGIRQKRKDSQVKKIPSKIANFLVRRVTKLDIKDNGCALKVFTKDIAKSLNLYGEMHRFITLLAHLEGAQIKQVPVKHHARHAGVSKYGLERVFKVVADMMLLLFIRKYFQRPIHLFGIFGVLLVILGVLINVYLLIVKLGFGQDIGTRPLLIFGMMFIVGGIQLFTIGIVMELLIRTYYESQQKRPYRIKKITIGDGKAT